In the genome of Nocardiopsis composta, one region contains:
- a CDS encoding energy-coupling factor transporter transmembrane component T family protein, with protein sequence MSTRTAPAPVGGTTGREAPRADRRRTGWRSFLWRFDPLAKAAGPLPAMVLVFLTRDPWTPGLFAAAALAAIVLGAGVPLARMAAAAAIGLPLAALLTASFALTTAPELAAGTPILLDLGPLQIRQGAAEVGAATAMRLLALLCLVLVGGLTTPPVDLVRALVQHLKVPYRIGYSGMAAFRFAPRFRRELEIIRLAHRARGTAHRGPLGPLRRAGRMAVPLLAGGVRHGERVALAMDARAFGAHPTRTERHTLRFTLRDALFILTCWTLTALFFWLTHTAGLLAPLAFDTRG encoded by the coding sequence ATGAGCACGCGCACCGCGCCCGCGCCGGTGGGCGGAACGACCGGGCGGGAGGCGCCGCGCGCGGACCGGCGCCGCACCGGGTGGCGCTCCTTCCTGTGGCGGTTCGACCCGCTGGCCAAGGCGGCCGGCCCGCTGCCCGCCATGGTCCTCGTCTTCCTCACCCGGGACCCGTGGACCCCCGGCCTGTTCGCGGCGGCGGCGCTGGCCGCCATCGTGCTGGGCGCCGGCGTCCCGCTCGCCCGGATGGCGGCGGCCGCCGCGATCGGCCTCCCGCTCGCCGCGCTGCTCACCGCGAGCTTCGCGCTGACCACCGCCCCGGAGCTCGCCGCGGGCACCCCGATCCTGCTCGACCTGGGACCGCTGCAGATCCGCCAGGGCGCGGCCGAGGTGGGCGCGGCCACCGCGATGCGCCTGCTCGCCCTGCTCTGCCTGGTCCTGGTCGGCGGCCTGACCACGCCCCCCGTCGACCTGGTCCGCGCGCTGGTGCAGCACCTCAAGGTGCCCTACCGGATCGGCTACAGCGGGATGGCGGCCTTCCGGTTCGCCCCGCGCTTCCGCCGCGAGCTGGAGATCATCCGCCTCGCCCACCGCGCCCGCGGCACCGCCCACCGCGGCCCGCTGGGCCCGCTGCGCCGCGCCGGCCGGATGGCCGTCCCCCTGCTCGCCGGCGGCGTCCGCCACGGCGAACGCGTCGCCCTCGCCATGGACGCCCGCGCCTTCGGCGCCCACCCCACCCGCACCGAACGCCACACCCTCCGCTTCACCCTCCGCGACGCCCTCTTCATCCTGACCTGCTGGACCCTGACCGCCCTCTTCTTCTGGCTGACCCACACCGCGGGCCTGCTCGCCCCCCTCGCCTTCGACACCCGAGGCTGA
- a CDS encoding ECF transporter S component, whose protein sequence is MRKRFSTRLLMTCAALGVATGVLLIPAYLVMTVLMTAAPLVVLALQGAWFLPPMLALALLRTPGAGALTSTIAGLACVPFTGYGWAAVGMGLMWGAIAELPFLLTLYRVWRAWLFVAGAAVIGAAAGVPTYTGYGIDQMAPLTQAAAIAMMPLTTAVFTVLALVLAKGLAKAGVAAGTGRDDTAEAV, encoded by the coding sequence ATGAGGAAGCGGTTCAGCACCCGGCTGCTGATGACCTGCGCGGCCCTGGGCGTGGCCACCGGCGTCCTGCTCATCCCCGCCTACCTGGTGATGACCGTGCTGATGACGGCCGCGCCGCTGGTCGTGCTGGCCCTGCAGGGCGCCTGGTTCCTGCCCCCGATGCTCGCCCTCGCCCTGCTGCGCACCCCCGGCGCCGGCGCGCTGACCAGCACCATCGCCGGGCTGGCCTGCGTACCGTTCACCGGCTACGGCTGGGCCGCGGTCGGTATGGGCCTGATGTGGGGCGCCATCGCCGAGCTGCCGTTCCTGCTCACCCTCTACCGGGTCTGGCGGGCCTGGCTGTTCGTCGCCGGCGCCGCGGTGATCGGCGCCGCCGCCGGCGTCCCCACCTACACCGGCTACGGCATCGACCAGATGGCCCCGCTCACCCAGGCCGCCGCCATCGCGATGATGCCGCTCACCACCGCGGTGTTCACCGTGCTGGCGCTGGTGCTCGCCAAGGGGCTGGCCAAGGCCGGCGTGGCCGCCGGCACCGGCCGCGACGACACCGCCGAGGCGGTCTGA